One Pseudomonas tolaasii NCPPB 2192 genomic window carries:
- a CDS encoding SDR family oxidoreductase, translating to MSTPKTALIIGASRGLGLGLVKQLLQDGWDVTATVRDPNNADALKAVGPVQIEKLDMDDQQAVIALSQRLKERTFDLLFVNAGVKGPANQEPGHATLAEVGQLFFTNAVAPINLAQRFVGQIRKDSGVLAFMSSVLGSVTLPDGSDLALYKASKAALNSMTNSFITQLGDHKPTVLSLHPGWVKTDMGGENAQIDVETSVRGLVDQVNAYTGRGGHHFIDYKGETIAW from the coding sequence ATGTCTACGCCAAAAACCGCACTGATCATCGGCGCCTCGCGCGGGCTGGGCCTTGGCCTGGTCAAGCAATTGCTCCAGGACGGCTGGGACGTGACCGCCACCGTGCGTGACCCGAACAACGCCGACGCCCTGAAAGCCGTGGGCCCGGTGCAGATCGAAAAGCTGGACATGGACGATCAGCAAGCCGTGATCGCCCTGAGCCAGCGCCTCAAGGAACGCACCTTCGATCTGTTGTTCGTCAACGCCGGCGTCAAGGGCCCGGCCAACCAGGAACCCGGCCACGCCACCCTGGCGGAAGTCGGCCAGCTGTTTTTCACCAACGCCGTGGCGCCGATCAACTTGGCCCAGCGCTTCGTCGGGCAAATCCGCAAAGACAGCGGCGTGCTGGCGTTCATGAGTTCGGTGTTGGGCAGCGTGACCCTGCCCGACGGTTCCGACCTGGCGCTGTACAAGGCGAGCAAGGCGGCGCTCAACTCCATGACCAACAGCTTCATCACCCAGCTCGGCGACCACAAGCCAACCGTGTTGTCGCTGCACCCGGGCTGGGTGAAGACCGACATGGGCGGGGAAAACGCGCAAATTGACGTCGAGACCAGCGTGCGCGGCCTGGTCGATCAGGTGAATGCCTACACCGGCAGGGGCGGCCACCACTTCATTGATTACAAAGGCGAGACCATCGCCTGGTAA
- a CDS encoding IMPACT family protein produces the protein MPFTLTGLCEFREEIRKSRFITLAAPITSPQDAQAFFEQHSDLNATHNCWAWKLADQYRSNDDGEPGGTAGRPILAAIEAQGFDQVAVLVIRWYGGIQLGTGGLARAYGGGANKCLQTADRIELISRVPLSCACSFAELNLVKLRVAELGGLVVEETFTANGVELQLALGEAHIDTLQIQLADLSRGRILLQR, from the coding sequence ATGCCTTTCACGCTTACCGGCCTTTGCGAATTTCGTGAAGAAATACGCAAAAGCCGCTTCATCACCCTCGCCGCACCGATCACCAGCCCGCAAGACGCCCAGGCGTTTTTCGAGCAACACAGCGACCTGAATGCCACGCACAACTGCTGGGCCTGGAAGCTCGCCGACCAGTACCGCAGCAATGACGATGGCGAACCCGGCGGCACCGCCGGGCGGCCGATTCTTGCGGCGATTGAAGCCCAAGGCTTTGATCAGGTCGCGGTGCTGGTGATTCGCTGGTACGGCGGCATTCAATTGGGGACCGGCGGTCTGGCCCGAGCCTACGGCGGCGGCGCAAATAAATGCCTGCAAACCGCCGACCGCATCGAACTGATCAGCCGCGTGCCCTTGAGTTGTGCCTGCAGTTTTGCCGAGCTGAACCTGGTGAAACTGCGTGTGGCCGAGCTGGGCGGGCTGGTGGTGGAGGAAACCTTCACCGCCAACGGCGTCGAGTTGCAGCTGGCCCTGGGCGAAGCGCACATCGACACCTTGCAAATTCAACTCGCCGACCTCAGCCGTGGGCGTATCCTGCTACAACGTTGA
- a CDS encoding TetR/AcrR family transcriptional regulator: MSLEVPAHSNHAGKPASRIRQKNEQAILQAAEDEFARHGYKGTSMNTIASSAGLPKANLHYYFTNKLGLYIAVLSNILELWDSTFNALTAEDDPAVALTRYIRTKMEFSRRHPQASRIFAMEIISGGECLTEYFSQDYRAWFSGRAAVFQAWIEAGKMDPVDPVHLIFLLWGSTQHYADFATQICRVTGRTKLTKQDMEDAGNNLIHIILKGCGIKPAL, encoded by the coding sequence ATGAGCCTCGAAGTTCCTGCCCACAGCAACCACGCCGGTAAACCCGCCAGCCGCATTCGGCAAAAGAACGAACAAGCGATTCTGCAGGCTGCTGAAGATGAGTTCGCACGCCACGGCTACAAAGGCACCAGCATGAACACCATTGCGTCGAGTGCCGGGCTGCCCAAGGCCAATTTGCATTACTACTTCACCAATAAGCTGGGCCTGTACATCGCGGTGCTCAGCAACATCCTCGAACTGTGGGACAGCACCTTCAACGCGCTGACCGCCGAGGACGACCCGGCGGTTGCCCTCACCCGCTACATCCGTACCAAGATGGAATTCTCGCGGCGCCACCCGCAGGCCTCGCGGATCTTCGCCATGGAGATCATCAGCGGCGGCGAATGCCTGACCGAATATTTCAGCCAGGACTACCGCGCGTGGTTCAGTGGCCGGGCGGCGGTGTTCCAGGCCTGGATCGAAGCCGGCAAGATGGACCCGGTCGACCCGGTACACCTGATCTTCCTGCTGTGGGGCAGCACCCAGCACTACGCCGACTTCGCTACCCAGATCTGCCGCGTCACCGGCCGCACCAAGCTGACCAAGCAGGACATGGAAGACGCCGGCAACAACCTGATTCACATCATTCTCAAGGGCTGCGGCATCAAGCCGGCCCTCTAA
- a CDS encoding uracil-xanthine permease family protein: MPPESTRSSDLIYGLNDRPKPIPALLAALQHVLAAFVGIITPPLIIGSTLGLTAHLPYLISMALMVSGVGTFIQARRPFGIGAGMICLQGTSFAFLGAVLSAGFLVKQRGGNPEDIMAMIFGVCFFGAAVQIVLSRFIGQLRRVITPLVTGIVITLIGISLIKVGITDLGGGFNAPDFGAPINLALGVFVVLTIILLNRSNTPWVRLSAIIIGLAVGSLAAWFSGKLVPQALPDLPLISVPIPFRFGFNFDWSAFLPIALIYLISSIETVGDLTANCMIARQPISGPSYISRLKGGVLGDGVSCMVAATFSAFPNTTFAQNNGVIQLTGVASRYVGLYIGVLLFCLGLFPLIGAVLQQIPKPVLGGATLVMFGSVAAAGVRILAQAPLDRRSMLIIATSFGVGLGIAAQPDLLHLMPSLVQNLFDSAITSGGLTAIVLCLLLPEARTTHDAANHAPKSDTLEPL; this comes from the coding sequence ATGCCACCAGAATCGACTCGCTCCAGTGACCTGATTTACGGCCTCAACGATCGCCCAAAACCCATTCCCGCCTTGTTGGCCGCCCTGCAACATGTGCTGGCAGCCTTCGTCGGCATCATCACGCCGCCCCTGATCATCGGCTCCACCCTGGGCCTGACCGCCCACCTGCCCTACCTGATCAGCATGGCGTTGATGGTTTCCGGCGTGGGCACTTTCATCCAGGCGCGCAGGCCGTTTGGCATCGGCGCCGGAATGATCTGCCTGCAAGGCACCAGCTTTGCGTTCCTCGGCGCGGTTTTGTCGGCGGGCTTTCTGGTGAAACAACGCGGCGGCAACCCGGAAGACATCATGGCGATGATCTTCGGCGTGTGCTTTTTCGGCGCGGCGGTGCAGATTGTGCTGAGCCGGTTTATCGGGCAACTGCGCCGAGTGATCACGCCGCTAGTCACCGGCATCGTGATCACCCTGATCGGCATCAGCCTGATCAAGGTCGGCATCACTGACCTGGGCGGTGGTTTCAATGCCCCGGACTTCGGCGCGCCGATCAACCTGGCGTTGGGCGTGTTCGTGGTGCTGACCATCATCCTGCTCAACCGCTCTAACACTCCGTGGGTGCGCCTCTCGGCGATCATCATCGGCCTGGCCGTCGGCAGCCTCGCGGCATGGTTCAGCGGCAAGCTGGTGCCCCAAGCCTTGCCCGACTTGCCGCTGATCAGCGTGCCGATACCGTTTCGCTTCGGTTTCAACTTTGACTGGAGCGCTTTCCTGCCGATCGCGCTGATTTATCTGATCAGCAGCATCGAAACCGTAGGCGACCTCACCGCCAACTGCATGATCGCCCGCCAGCCCATCAGCGGCCCTTCTTATATAAGCCGGCTCAAGGGCGGCGTGCTGGGCGATGGCGTGAGCTGCATGGTCGCCGCCACCTTCAGTGCCTTTCCCAACACCACCTTTGCGCAGAACAACGGCGTGATCCAGCTCACCGGCGTGGCCAGCCGTTACGTCGGCTTATACATTGGCGTGCTGCTGTTTTGCCTCGGCTTGTTTCCGCTGATTGGCGCCGTGCTGCAGCAAATCCCCAAGCCGGTGCTGGGCGGTGCAACCCTGGTGATGTTCGGCAGCGTGGCCGCCGCCGGCGTGCGCATTCTTGCCCAGGCGCCACTGGACCGACGCAGCATGTTGATCATCGCCACCTCGTTCGGCGTGGGCCTCGGGATTGCTGCTCAACCCGACTTGCTGCACCTGATGCCGAGCCTGGTGCAAAACCTGTTCGACTCGGCCATCACCAGCGGCGGGCTGACCGCCATCGTGTTGTGCCTGCTATTGCCTGAAGCCAGAACGACGCACGATGCCGCAAACCACGCGCCAAAAAGCGACACACTGGAACCGCTTTGA
- a CDS encoding LysR family transcriptional regulator, protein MSSRRPDPLAQVSDFDIRLLRIFRSVVECGGFSAAETVLGIGRSAISQQMSDLEQRLGLRLCQRGRAGFSLTEEGREVYQSALQLLSALESFRTEVNGLHQHLRGELIIGLTDNLVTLPHMRITHALAQLKERGPDVQIQIRMIAPNEVEQGVLDGRLHVGVVPQASALSGLEYQPLYSERSLLYCAVGHPLFYADDKQLDDTRVDSQDAIAPTFRLPAEIQAHYQALNCTASASDREGMAFLILTGRYIGYLPDHYASLWVQQGRLRALKPATRFYDLSLASVTRKGRRPHLVLESFLESLAATR, encoded by the coding sequence ATGAGCAGCCGCCGACCCGACCCGCTGGCCCAAGTCAGCGACTTTGATATTCGCCTGCTGCGCATCTTTCGCAGCGTGGTGGAATGCGGTGGCTTTTCGGCAGCGGAAACCGTGCTGGGCATTGGCCGCTCGGCCATCAGTCAGCAGATGAGCGACCTGGAACAGCGCCTGGGGTTGCGCCTCTGCCAACGCGGGCGCGCCGGGTTCTCGTTGACCGAAGAAGGCCGCGAGGTTTACCAGTCGGCGCTGCAACTATTAAGTGCACTGGAAAGCTTTCGCACCGAGGTCAACGGCCTGCATCAGCATTTGCGCGGCGAATTGATCATAGGCCTCACGGATAACCTGGTCACCCTGCCCCACATGCGTATCACCCACGCCCTGGCCCAATTGAAGGAACGCGGGCCGGACGTACAGATCCAGATCCGCATGATCGCGCCCAACGAAGTCGAACAGGGCGTGCTCGACGGCCGCCTGCACGTCGGTGTAGTGCCGCAAGCCAGCGCCTTGTCAGGGCTGGAATACCAACCGCTCTACAGCGAACGCTCACTGCTTTATTGCGCCGTCGGCCACCCGCTGTTTTACGCCGACGACAAGCAACTCGATGACACCCGCGTCGACAGCCAGGATGCCATCGCCCCCACCTTCCGCCTGCCCGCCGAGATCCAGGCCCATTACCAGGCGCTCAACTGCACCGCCAGCGCCTCGGACCGTGAAGGCATGGCCTTCCTGATTCTCACCGGCCGCTACATCGGCTATTTGCCCGACCACTACGCCAGCCTGTGGGTGCAACAAGGCCGACTGCGCGCGCTAAAACCGGCTACACGTTTTTACGATTTGAGCCTCGCTTCGGTCACGCGAAAGGGCCGTCGCCCTCATTTGGTGCTGGAGAGTTTCCTGGAAAGTCTGGCCGCAACGCGCTAA
- a CDS encoding aspartate aminotransferase family protein — translation MNMPENAPSSLASQLKLDAHWMPYTANRNFQRDPRLIVGAEGSWLIDDKGRKVYDSLSGLWTCGAGHTRKEIQEAVAKQLGTLDYSPGFQYGHPLSFQLAEKITDLTPGNLNHVFFTDSGSECADTAVKMVRAYWRLKGQATKTKMIGRARGYHGVNIAGTSLGGVNGNRKIFGQGLMDVDHLPHTLLASNAFSRGMPEQGGIALADELLKLIELHDASNIAAVFVEPMAGSAGVLVPPQGYLKRLREICDQHNILLVFDEVITGFGRTGSMFGADSFGVTPDLMCIAKQVTNGAIPMGAVIASSEIYQTFMNQATPEYAVEFPHGYTYSAHPVACAAGLAALDLLQKENLVQSVAEVAPHFENALHGLKGSKNVIDIRNYGLAGAIQIAPRDGDAIVRPFEAGMALWKAGFYVRFGGDTLQFGPTFNSKPQDLDRLFDAVGEVLNKID, via the coding sequence ATGAACATGCCTGAAAACGCCCCATCGTCCCTGGCCAGCCAACTGAAGCTGGACGCGCACTGGATGCCCTACACCGCCAACCGTAACTTCCAGCGTGACCCGCGCCTGATCGTGGGTGCCGAAGGCAGTTGGTTGATCGATGACAAGGGGCGCAAGGTTTACGATTCGTTGTCGGGCCTGTGGACCTGCGGCGCCGGGCACACGCGTAAGGAAATCCAGGAAGCCGTCGCCAAGCAACTGGGTACTTTGGACTACTCCCCAGGCTTCCAATACGGTCATCCCCTGTCCTTCCAACTGGCGGAAAAGATCACCGACCTGACCCCTGGCAACCTGAACCACGTGTTCTTCACCGACTCCGGCTCCGAGTGCGCCGACACCGCCGTGAAAATGGTACGTGCCTACTGGCGCCTGAAAGGCCAGGCGACCAAGACCAAGATGATTGGCCGTGCCCGTGGTTACCACGGCGTTAACATTGCCGGCACCAGCCTCGGCGGCGTTAATGGCAACCGCAAGATTTTCGGTCAGGGTTTGATGGATGTTGACCATCTGCCGCACACCTTGCTGGCGAGCAATGCGTTTTCCCGCGGCATGCCGGAGCAGGGCGGTATCGCGTTGGCCGATGAGTTGCTCAAGCTGATCGAACTGCACGATGCGTCAAACATCGCGGCGGTCTTCGTTGAGCCGATGGCTGGCTCCGCGGGTGTGCTGGTGCCGCCGCAGGGTTACCTCAAGCGTCTGCGTGAAATCTGCGACCAGCACAACATCCTGCTGGTATTCGATGAAGTGATTACCGGGTTTGGCCGTACCGGTTCCATGTTCGGTGCCGACAGCTTTGGTGTGACCCCGGACTTGATGTGCATCGCCAAACAGGTCACCAACGGCGCGATCCCGATGGGCGCGGTGATTGCCAGCAGCGAGATCTATCAAACGTTCATGAACCAGGCCACGCCTGAGTACGCCGTGGAATTCCCTCATGGCTACACCTATTCGGCGCACCCGGTGGCCTGCGCGGCTGGCCTGGCGGCACTGGACCTTTTGCAGAAGGAAAACCTGGTGCAGAGCGTGGCCGAAGTCGCGCCGCACTTTGAGAATGCGCTGCACGGTTTGAAGGGCAGCAAGAACGTGATCGACATCCGTAACTACGGCCTCGCCGGTGCGATCCAGATTGCCCCGCGCGACGGCGATGCGATCGTGCGTCCGTTCGAGGCCGGCATGGCCTTGTGGAAGGCCGGGTTCTACGTGCGCTTTGGCGGTGACACCCTGCAGTTTGGGCCAACCTTCAACAGCAAGCCGCAAGACCTGGATCGCCTGTTCGACGCGGTCGGCGAAGTGCTGAACAAGATCGACTGA
- a CDS encoding CoA-acylating methylmalonate-semialdehyde dehydrogenase — MSLIQHLINGELVNDSGRSADVYNPSTGQVIHQVPLASRETIQQAIDSAKAAFPAWRNTPAAKRAQVMFRFKQLLEQNEARISQLISEEHGKTLEDAAGELKRGIENVEYACSAPEILKGEYSRNVGPNIDAWSDFQPLGVVAGITPFNFPAMVPLWMYPLAIVCGNCFILKPSERDPSSTLLIAQLLQEAGLPKGVLSVVHGDKGAVDALIEAPEVKALSFVGSTPIAEYIYSEATKRGKRVQALGGAKNHAVLMPDADLDNAVSALMGAAYGSCGERCMAISVAVCVGDQVADALIAKLVPQVKALKIGAGTSCGLDMGPLVTGQARDKVSGYIEDGVSSGAKLVVDGRGLSVAGHEEGFFLGGSLFDHVTPEMRIYKEEIFGPVLCVVRVNSLEAAMQLINDHEYGNGTCIFTRDGEAARLFCDEIEVGMVGVNVPLPVPVAYHSFGGWKRSLFGDLHAYGPDGVRFYTRRKAITQRWPQRASHEASQFAFPSL, encoded by the coding sequence ATGAGCCTTATCCAGCATTTGATCAACGGTGAGTTGGTCAATGACAGCGGCCGTAGCGCCGACGTGTACAACCCGTCTACCGGCCAGGTGATTCACCAGGTGCCGTTGGCCAGCCGTGAAACCATTCAACAGGCGATCGACTCGGCCAAGGCGGCATTCCCCGCCTGGCGTAATACGCCGGCGGCCAAGCGTGCCCAGGTAATGTTTCGTTTCAAGCAATTGCTGGAGCAGAACGAAGCACGCATCTCGCAGTTGATCAGCGAGGAACATGGCAAGACGCTGGAAGACGCGGCCGGTGAGTTGAAGCGCGGGATCGAAAACGTGGAGTACGCGTGCTCGGCGCCGGAGATTCTGAAGGGCGAGTACAGCCGTAACGTGGGGCCGAACATTGATGCCTGGTCGGACTTTCAACCGCTGGGCGTGGTGGCTGGTATTACACCGTTCAACTTCCCGGCGATGGTGCCTTTGTGGATGTACCCGCTGGCGATCGTCTGCGGTAACTGTTTCATCCTCAAGCCTTCCGAACGTGACCCGAGCTCGACGTTGCTGATTGCGCAATTGTTGCAGGAGGCGGGTCTGCCTAAAGGCGTGTTGAGCGTGGTGCATGGCGACAAGGGCGCCGTAGATGCGTTGATCGAAGCGCCGGAAGTGAAAGCGCTGAGCTTTGTAGGCTCGACGCCGATTGCCGAGTACATCTATTCCGAAGCGACCAAACGCGGGAAGCGCGTGCAGGCGCTGGGCGGCGCGAAGAACCATGCAGTGCTGATGCCGGATGCCGACCTGGACAATGCGGTCAGTGCCTTGATGGGCGCGGCGTATGGTTCGTGCGGTGAGCGTTGCATGGCGATTTCGGTCGCGGTGTGCGTGGGGGATCAGGTGGCGGATGCGTTGATCGCCAAGCTGGTACCGCAGGTCAAGGCGTTAAAGATTGGTGCGGGCACATCGTGTGGCCTGGATATGGGGCCGTTGGTGACCGGGCAGGCGCGTGACAAGGTCAGCGGCTATATAGAAGACGGTGTTTCTTCGGGCGCGAAGCTGGTGGTGGATGGTCGCGGGCTGAGTGTGGCGGGCCATGAAGAGGGCTTCTTCCTGGGTGGCAGCCTGTTTGATCATGTGACGCCTGAAATGCGTATCTATAAAGAAGAAATCTTCGGGCCGGTGTTGTGCGTGGTTCGGGTAAATAGCCTGGAAGCGGCGATGCAACTGATCAACGATCACGAGTATGGCAACGGTACCTGCATCTTTACCCGTGATGGTGAGGCGGCGCGTCTGTTCTGTGACGAGATTGAAGTGGGCATGGTCGGTGTGAACGTGCCTCTGCCGGTGCCGGTGGCGTATCACAGCTTTGGCGGCTGGAAGCGTTCGCTGTTTGGTGACTTGCATGCCTATGGGCCGGACGGGGTGCGTTTCTATACCCGTCGCAAGGCGATTACCCAGCGTTGGCCGCAACGGGCCAGCCATGAGGCATCGCAGTTCGCCTTCCCTAGCTTGTAA
- a CDS encoding paraquat-inducible protein A, with protein MPDPVDTLEVSDLPLDDLVACHECDLLMRKPSLGLGEKAQCPRCGYELYAHRHNVVERSLALVIAALLLYIPANFLPIMQLNLLGQSSEDTVWSGVVGLFDTGMQGVAAVVFLCSMGIPLLKLLCQLAVLLSIRWKIGRSYGLLFYRIYHHLKDWGMLEVYLMGVLVAIVKLADMASITVGLGLVCFVSLLMVQVLLEVVMSPHQIWQALSGENDHAGD; from the coding sequence ATGCCCGATCCGGTTGATACCCTTGAGGTGTCTGATTTACCACTGGACGACCTGGTAGCCTGTCATGAGTGCGACTTGCTGATGCGCAAGCCCTCGCTCGGTTTAGGCGAAAAGGCCCAATGCCCGCGCTGCGGTTATGAGCTTTATGCTCACCGCCATAATGTCGTGGAGCGCAGCCTCGCGTTGGTCATTGCAGCGCTGTTGCTCTATATCCCGGCGAACTTTTTACCCATCATGCAGCTCAATCTACTCGGGCAGTCTTCAGAAGACACCGTATGGAGTGGCGTCGTCGGTCTGTTCGACACGGGCATGCAAGGCGTCGCTGCCGTTGTGTTCCTGTGCAGCATGGGCATTCCTCTGCTCAAGTTGCTTTGCCAGTTGGCCGTGCTGCTCAGCATCCGCTGGAAAATCGGGCGTAGCTACGGCTTGCTGTTCTATCGCATTTACCATCACCTCAAAGATTGGGGGATGCTGGAGGTCTACCTGATGGGCGTGCTTGTCGCGATCGTAAAGCTCGCGGACATGGCTTCCATCACAGTCGGTCTGGGCCTGGTCTGTTTCGTCAGTTTATTAATGGTGCAGGTGCTGCTGGAGGTGGTGATGTCGCCCCACCAGATCTGGCAGGCATTATCAGGAGAGAATGATCATGCGGGCGATTGA
- a CDS encoding paraquat-inducible protein A — translation MRAIDAGILICTECHELNKQEPGTEEQLCTRCGALIHARRPNSLTRTWALLITAAILYIPANLLPIMTINSLGQGDPSTIMAGVIQLVQHGMIPIAAVVFIASILVPTFKLVGIGLLLFSVQRHQPLSAQQRIVMYRFIEFIGRWSMLDIFVIAILVAVVNFGRLASVEANLGAAAFASVVILTMLAAVTFDPRLIWDNTESDDDHE, via the coding sequence ATGCGGGCGATTGATGCGGGCATTCTGATATGTACCGAATGTCATGAACTCAACAAGCAGGAGCCAGGCACCGAGGAGCAACTCTGCACTCGCTGTGGTGCATTGATCCATGCTCGCCGCCCCAACAGCCTTACGCGCACCTGGGCTTTGCTGATCACGGCCGCCATTCTGTATATCCCGGCCAACCTATTACCAATTATGACCATTAATTCCCTGGGCCAGGGTGACCCCAGTACCATCATGGCCGGCGTTATCCAGTTGGTGCAGCACGGAATGATCCCCATCGCGGCAGTGGTGTTCATTGCCAGTATCCTGGTGCCGACCTTCAAGCTGGTTGGCATCGGCCTGCTACTGTTTTCGGTGCAACGTCACCAACCGTTGTCCGCGCAACAACGCATTGTGATGTACCGCTTCATTGAGTTTATTGGTCGCTGGTCCATGTTGGACATCTTCGTAATCGCCATTCTCGTGGCGGTTGTAAATTTCGGGCGGCTTGCCAGCGTCGAGGCCAATCTCGGCGCTGCAGCGTTCGCCAGTGTGGTGATCTTGACGATGCTTGCCGCAGTAACTTTTGATCCCCGACTGATTTGGGATAACACGGAGTCGGACGACGACCATGAGTGA
- a CDS encoding PqiB family protein: MSDLPKAKTRPASNWSAIWVLPLIALIIGGWLGWRAYSQQGIEIQVRFESGEGIQVNKTEVVYKGMPVGKVKALALDDEGNNRGVIATIEMNKDVEQYLKTNTRFWLVKPSVSLAGITGLETLVSGNYIAASPGDGEPSRKFKALSEEPPLSDAKPGLHLTLKADRLGSLNRGSPVFYKQIQVGQVKSYLLSEDQSTVEIKVYIEPTYANLVRKHTRFWNASGISIDANLSGVKVRSESLSSIVAGGIAFATPENRKDSPPTDPSLPFRLYEDFDAAAAGIKVKVKLTDFEGLQAGRTPVMYKGIQVGSLKTLKIDPDLSSANAELTLDPLAEDYLVQDTQFWVVKPSISLAGITGLEALVKGNYIAIRPGDKGTAPQREFVARAKAPPLDLRSPGLHMVLFTDNLGSLDVGSPILYKQVKVGSVQSYQFSRKNKQLVIGVHIEKEYENLVNGSTRFWNASGVTLTGGLTGGIQVKSESLASLMAGGIAFETPEPNVPLKKRIPRFRLFADREAANQHGTLVTIKVDRADGLRPGTPVRFKGLDVGKIESVDLSADMQSVLLSARITQVADRIARTGSQFWVVKPELGLMKTSNLETLVTGQYVEVQPAAKNMGPQKSFVALSEPPSAVRQEEGLSLVLSAARRGSLKEGVPVTYREVTVGKVTGYELGQTADRVLIHILIEPKYAPLVRSGSRFWNTSGFGLDFGLFKGATVRTESLETLVAGGIAFATPDGERMGNAARPQQTFPLFDKFEDEWLTWAPKISLGK, translated from the coding sequence ATGAGTGATTTGCCTAAAGCTAAAACCCGCCCAGCCTCCAACTGGTCGGCCATTTGGGTATTGCCCCTGATTGCCCTGATTATCGGTGGTTGGCTGGGGTGGCGTGCCTATTCCCAGCAAGGCATCGAGATTCAGGTGCGCTTTGAAAGTGGCGAGGGCATTCAGGTCAACAAGACTGAGGTGGTCTATAAAGGCATGCCCGTGGGTAAGGTCAAAGCCTTGGCTCTGGATGACGAGGGCAACAATCGCGGGGTGATTGCCACCATCGAGATGAACAAGGACGTCGAACAGTACCTCAAGACCAACACGCGCTTCTGGCTGGTCAAGCCCAGCGTCAGTCTTGCCGGCATCACCGGCCTGGAAACGCTGGTTTCCGGTAACTACATTGCCGCAAGCCCAGGCGACGGCGAGCCCTCGCGCAAATTCAAGGCGCTCTCCGAAGAGCCTCCCTTGTCTGACGCCAAGCCCGGCCTGCACCTGACGCTCAAGGCTGACCGTCTTGGTTCACTGAACCGCGGCAGCCCGGTGTTCTATAAGCAGATTCAAGTTGGTCAGGTCAAAAGCTACCTGTTGTCCGAAGATCAGAGCACCGTCGAGATCAAGGTCTATATCGAGCCGACTTACGCCAATCTTGTGCGTAAACACACACGTTTCTGGAACGCCAGCGGCATCAGTATCGACGCCAACCTCTCCGGCGTTAAGGTGCGCAGCGAATCCCTCTCCAGCATCGTCGCCGGCGGCATCGCATTCGCCACGCCGGAGAACCGCAAAGACAGCCCGCCGACCGACCCGAGCCTGCCTTTCCGTCTTTACGAAGACTTCGACGCCGCCGCAGCCGGCATCAAGGTCAAGGTCAAGCTCACCGATTTCGAAGGTCTGCAGGCTGGTCGCACGCCGGTCATGTACAAGGGCATTCAGGTCGGCAGCCTGAAAACCCTGAAAATCGATCCCGACCTCTCCAGTGCCAACGCCGAGCTGACCCTCGACCCACTGGCTGAAGACTACCTGGTACAAGACACTCAATTCTGGGTAGTCAAACCGTCGATCTCACTGGCTGGCATCACCGGCCTGGAAGCCTTGGTCAAAGGCAACTACATCGCCATCCGCCCCGGCGACAAAGGCACCGCGCCGCAGCGCGAGTTCGTCGCGCGTGCCAAGGCGCCACCGCTGGACCTGCGCTCCCCAGGCCTGCACATGGTGTTGTTCACCGACAACCTGGGCTCTCTGGATGTCGGCAGCCCGATCCTCTACAAACAGGTCAAAGTCGGCTCGGTGCAGAGCTACCAGTTCTCGCGCAAAAACAAGCAACTGGTGATCGGCGTCCACATCGAGAAAGAATACGAAAACCTGGTCAACGGTTCGACCCGCTTCTGGAATGCCAGCGGCGTCACCCTGACCGGCGGCCTCACCGGCGGTATTCAGGTGAAAAGTGAGTCCCTGGCCAGTCTGATGGCCGGTGGCATCGCTTTCGAAACGCCGGAACCGAATGTACCGTTGAAAAAACGCATCCCGCGTTTCCGCCTGTTCGCTGATCGAGAAGCCGCCAACCAGCACGGCACCCTGGTGACCATCAAGGTCGACCGCGCTGACGGCTTGCGTCCCGGTACGCCGGTGCGTTTCAAAGGCCTGGACGTGGGCAAGATCGAAAGCGTCGACCTCAGTGCCGACATGCAATCGGTTCTGCTCAGTGCGCGCATTACCCAGGTTGCCGATCGGATCGCTCGCACCGGCAGCCAGTTCTGGGTGGTCAAGCCTGAGCTGGGCCTGATGAAAACCTCGAACCTGGAAACCTTGGTCACCGGCCAATATGTCGAGGTACAGCCCGCCGCGAAAAATATGGGGCCACAAAAGAGCTTCGTTGCCCTCAGCGAGCCGCCATCGGCCGTTCGCCAGGAAGAAGGTTTGAGCCTGGTACTCAGCGCCGCCCGTCGTGGTTCGTTGAAAGAAGGCGTACCGGTGACCTACCGCGAGGTGACCGTCGGCAAAGTGACCGGCTACGAGCTGGGCCAGACCGCCGATCGCGTGCTGATCCACATTCTGATCGAGCCCAAATATGCGCCACTGGTGCGCAGTGGCAGCCGCTTCTGGAACACCAGCGGTTTTGGCCTCGACTTCGGATTGTTCAAAGGCGCGACGGTGCGCACCGAATCTCTGGAAACCCTGGTCGCCGGCGGAATCGCCTTCGCTACCCCGGACGGCGAGCGCATGGGTAACGCGGCGCGGCCGCAGCAAACCTTCCCGCTGTTCGACAAGTTTGAAGATGAGTGGCTGACCTGGGCGCCTAAAATCTCGCTCGGCAAATAA